From Proteiniborus sp. MB09-C3, the proteins below share one genomic window:
- a CDS encoding MATE family efflux transporter, whose amino-acid sequence MGLNDEAFSKEKVSKLLFKFSVPAIVSLLVAELYNMVDTIFVGREIGANAIGALVVVFPIQRIIAAVGMLLAIGTSTSVARSNGEKDYDNLRLYIRNALSLAMVLTFLLIISIFIFKEKLLVFLGASSVVLPYANDYLSIILMGSIFQCFTVVIGYILMSLGNRRVLLTSNFIGATTNIIVDYILVVSFNLGVKGAAIATVASQILAFTYMLYNFVKANKVLKIKIGFNINRKIAKSIIMIGFAAFIIEAEDGLALAVLNNLLLNNVGDIGVIVSGVISKVFMFMFITIIGISSAMQPIAAYNSGAGEYTRLRKVIRESIIVAFITSIILWAGALIFAKQIISVFVKDKHIIAESVKAFRIMISVFPIISLYYVSIYYFQAIGKAKTSFLLSIYRQLLLFIPLSVLFVGVLKLGAIGAWISYPISDIISTITSYFLIRRERVRINKKVEEKKKKVTTKKVCQMPVYEG is encoded by the coding sequence ATGGGCTTGAATGATGAAGCCTTTTCAAAAGAAAAAGTTAGTAAATTATTATTTAAATTTTCGGTGCCAGCTATAGTATCTTTACTGGTAGCTGAGCTTTACAATATGGTGGATACAATATTTGTAGGTAGAGAAATAGGAGCAAATGCAATAGGAGCTCTTGTGGTAGTATTCCCGATTCAACGTATAATAGCAGCAGTTGGCATGCTATTAGCCATAGGTACTTCAACTTCTGTTGCTAGAAGCAATGGAGAAAAAGATTATGATAATTTAAGATTGTATATAAGGAACGCCTTAAGCTTAGCTATGGTACTTACTTTTCTGCTTATAATATCAATATTTATTTTTAAAGAGAAGCTGCTAGTGTTTTTAGGAGCAAGTAGCGTAGTTCTTCCATATGCCAATGATTATCTTTCTATAATACTTATGGGATCTATTTTTCAATGCTTTACTGTGGTAATCGGATATATTTTAATGTCCTTGGGAAATAGAAGAGTATTACTCACAAGCAATTTCATTGGAGCAACAACAAATATAATAGTAGATTATATTCTTGTAGTGTCATTTAATCTTGGAGTAAAAGGTGCAGCAATAGCCACAGTAGCGTCTCAAATTTTAGCCTTTACTTATATGCTGTACAATTTTGTCAAGGCTAATAAGGTTCTCAAGATAAAGATTGGGTTTAATATCAATAGAAAAATAGCTAAATCAATTATTATGATTGGGTTCGCTGCATTTATAATAGAGGCAGAGGATGGATTAGCACTGGCAGTATTAAATAACCTGCTGCTTAACAATGTAGGAGATATAGGAGTTATAGTATCTGGTGTAATATCCAAGGTTTTTATGTTTATGTTCATTACCATAATCGGGATAAGCTCTGCCATGCAGCCTATAGCAGCCTATAATTCTGGAGCTGGAGAATATACCAGATTAAGAAAAGTCATTAGAGAATCTATTATAGTAGCATTCATAACTTCGATTATATTATGGGCGGGAGCATTGATATTTGCAAAGCAAATCATATCTGTTTTCGTAAAGGATAAGCATATTATAGCTGAGTCAGTTAAAGCTTTCAGAATAATGATATCTGTATTCCCTATAATAAGCTTGTACTATGTATCCATATATTATTTCCAAGCTATAGGAAAAGCAAAAACATCTTTCTTGCTTTCAATATACAGACAGCTATTATTGTTTATTCCACTTTCAGTATTATTCGTTGGAGTTCTAAAACTTGGAGCTATTGGTGCTTGGATTTCATATCCTATATCTGATATAATATCAACTATAACTTCATATTTCTTAATTAGAAGAGAACGAGTGAGAATTAATAAAAAGGTAGAGGAAAAGAAGAAAAAGGTTACTACGAAAAAAGTATGCCAGATGCCTGTTTATGAAGGCTAG
- a CDS encoding phosphoribosylformylglycinamidine synthase yields MDKQVRRIFIEKKKGFDTEAEQLFYDLNQSLGIKGLMEVRIASRYDIQGLSNMAYEKALRNIFSEPNIDLVYEENLVADHDYKVFGVEYLPGQYDQRADSAAQCIEILTTGEKPIIKTAKIIMLKGNITDDEFIKIKSYCINSVDSRETALTKPETLEDSIIHPKDVEEIKDFILKSSEELIRFKEDMGLTMSPDDIKFCQEYFKLTEKRNPTITEINVIDTYWSDHCRHTTFMTEIEDVKFEEGTFSSAVKKAYEEYLDSRDYVYGANNRAICLMDIATIGMKELRKKGLLDDLDVSEEINACSINVNVDVDGKIEEWLVMFKNETHNHPTEIEPFGGAATCLGGAIRDPLSGRSYVYQAMRVTGSGDPRTKIEDTLPGKLPQRKITTEAARGYSSYGNQIGIATGHVSEIYHEGYVAKRMELGAVIAAAPKKNVVREEPKEGDVIVLVGGRTGRDGCGGATGSSRSHTDESILTSGAEVQKGNPLIERNLLRLFRKPEFSKIIKRCNDFGAGGVSVAIGELADSLEINLDNVLKKYEGLDGTELAISESQERMAVVIDKNNLHILEKHVAEENLEATVIAKVTSDNRLKMNWRNKTILDIDRDFLNTNGIRQKTRVYVEEPNSRSYFDIPFYDENGEHNLKNAWINNLKNINIASQRGLVERFDSTVGAGTVLLPFGGKYNLTPSLGMAAKIPVLKGSTNTCTLMTYGFNPELSSWSPFHGGIYAVIDSVAKIVAMGGDPRKIRLTFQEYFEKLGNHDNKWGKPFAALLGAFKAQKGFMVPSIGGKDSMSGTFNEINVPPTLVSFAVCTGDVRDVISPEFKKKDSQVILLSSPRMENEIPDFEALNKNLLCIHELIKKGKILSAHNVGVGGIGTAISKMSFGNKIGMTFTKNLGIKKLFAADYGSIILEIHNSENLNELFEGLEYEILGHTTENPVIAIDDVHIDIDSAIKEWEEPLNDVFPIKKDIEGLPEKACYSKGNIVKSKCNMAKPKVFIPIFPGTNCEYDMERAFERAGGVVDTFVFKNLTTETIKESIDTMVRKIKDSQIIALPGGFSAGDEPDGSGKFIATVFRNPYIAEQVMELLKNRDGLMLGICNGFQALIKLGLVPYGEIREMEENSPTLVFNKLGRHASRMVQTKVVSNLSPWFNNVSVGDVFTIPISHGEGRLVSDEDSLKEMIEKGQVATQYVDFSGSPSYDGDFNPNGSLHSIEGITSPDGRILGKMGHSERIGKDLYKNNYGETDQKLFEAGIRYFR; encoded by the coding sequence ATGGATAAGCAGGTAAGAAGAATCTTTATTGAAAAGAAAAAAGGATTTGACACCGAAGCAGAACAGCTATTTTATGATTTAAATCAAAGTTTAGGCATAAAAGGGCTGATGGAAGTCAGGATTGCCAGCAGATACGATATCCAAGGCTTATCAAATATGGCATATGAAAAAGCATTAAGAAATATTTTTTCAGAGCCTAATATTGACTTAGTGTATGAGGAAAACTTAGTTGCGGATCATGATTACAAGGTTTTTGGAGTTGAATATCTTCCAGGACAATATGATCAGAGAGCTGATTCGGCTGCTCAATGCATAGAGATTCTTACTACAGGCGAAAAACCTATTATTAAGACTGCCAAGATAATTATGCTTAAAGGAAATATTACAGATGATGAGTTTATAAAGATAAAAAGCTATTGTATAAATTCTGTAGACAGTCGAGAGACAGCTTTAACTAAACCAGAAACATTAGAGGACAGTATAATTCATCCAAAGGATGTAGAAGAGATAAAAGATTTTATTCTTAAATCTTCTGAGGAGCTTATAAGATTTAAGGAAGATATGGGGCTTACAATGAGCCCTGACGACATTAAATTCTGTCAAGAATATTTTAAGCTTACAGAAAAGAGAAATCCTACAATAACTGAGATAAATGTCATAGACACTTATTGGTCAGACCATTGCAGACATACTACTTTTATGACAGAAATAGAGGACGTGAAATTTGAAGAAGGAACATTCAGTAGTGCAGTAAAAAAAGCATATGAGGAATATTTAGATTCTAGAGATTATGTTTATGGTGCTAATAATAGAGCTATTTGTTTAATGGATATTGCAACCATAGGAATGAAGGAGCTTAGAAAAAAAGGTCTACTAGATGATTTAGATGTTTCTGAGGAAATAAATGCATGTAGCATAAATGTAAATGTGGATGTGGACGGGAAAATAGAAGAATGGCTGGTTATGTTTAAAAATGAAACTCACAACCATCCTACTGAAATAGAGCCCTTTGGTGGAGCTGCTACATGCTTAGGAGGAGCCATAAGAGATCCATTGTCAGGAAGATCTTATGTTTATCAAGCAATGCGTGTTACTGGCAGTGGAGATCCAAGAACGAAAATAGAGGATACTCTTCCAGGAAAACTGCCTCAAAGAAAGATTACTACAGAGGCTGCCAGAGGATACAGCTCATATGGAAATCAGATAGGTATAGCTACAGGTCATGTATCTGAAATATATCATGAAGGCTATGTAGCCAAGAGAATGGAATTGGGAGCTGTTATAGCAGCTGCACCAAAGAAAAATGTGGTTAGAGAAGAGCCAAAAGAAGGAGATGTAATTGTTTTAGTAGGAGGAAGAACAGGTAGAGATGGCTGTGGAGGGGCAACAGGCTCATCAAGATCACATACTGATGAATCAATTCTGACAAGTGGAGCAGAGGTTCAAAAAGGAAATCCATTAATAGAGAGAAATCTCTTAAGATTATTTAGAAAACCAGAGTTCAGTAAAATAATAAAGAGATGCAACGATTTTGGAGCAGGTGGAGTGTCCGTAGCAATAGGAGAGCTTGCTGATAGCCTAGAGATAAATCTAGACAATGTATTAAAAAAATATGAAGGGCTAGATGGTACTGAGCTTGCAATATCGGAATCCCAAGAGAGAATGGCAGTAGTCATAGATAAAAACAATCTTCATATATTAGAAAAGCATGTGGCTGAGGAAAATTTAGAGGCTACAGTAATAGCTAAGGTAACCTCTGATAATAGATTAAAAATGAATTGGCGAAATAAAACAATATTAGATATAGATAGAGATTTTTTAAATACTAATGGAATTAGACAAAAAACTAGGGTCTATGTAGAGGAGCCCAATTCTAGAAGCTATTTCGACATACCATTTTATGATGAAAACGGAGAACATAATCTAAAAAATGCTTGGATAAATAATTTGAAAAATATAAACATTGCTAGTCAAAGGGGATTAGTTGAGAGATTTGATAGTACAGTAGGGGCCGGTACTGTATTGCTGCCTTTTGGGGGAAAATATAATCTAACACCATCACTGGGAATGGCAGCTAAGATTCCTGTTTTGAAAGGAAGTACAAATACATGCACTCTTATGACTTATGGATTTAATCCTGAGCTTTCTTCTTGGAGTCCCTTCCACGGTGGGATATATGCAGTAATTGACTCTGTGGCTAAGATTGTGGCAATGGGAGGAGATCCTAGGAAAATAAGACTTACATTCCAAGAGTATTTTGAAAAGCTAGGAAATCATGATAATAAATGGGGCAAGCCTTTTGCAGCATTGCTAGGAGCATTTAAGGCTCAAAAAGGATTTATGGTACCTTCTATTGGAGGTAAAGACAGCATGTCTGGAACCTTTAATGAGATAAATGTTCCACCTACATTAGTTAGCTTTGCAGTATGTACAGGTGATGTAAGGGATGTCATTTCTCCAGAATTTAAGAAAAAAGACAGCCAAGTAATTTTACTCAGCTCACCTAGAATGGAGAATGAAATACCTGATTTTGAAGCTCTCAATAAAAACCTACTATGTATACATGAGCTGATTAAGAAAGGAAAGATACTGTCAGCGCATAACGTTGGGGTCGGTGGTATAGGAACTGCCATAAGTAAGATGAGCTTTGGAAACAAAATAGGAATGACTTTTACAAAAAATCTAGGTATAAAGAAGCTATTTGCTGCTGACTATGGCTCAATAATATTAGAAATTCATAATAGTGAAAATCTAAATGAGTTATTTGAAGGCTTAGAGTATGAAATACTAGGACATACAACTGAAAATCCAGTTATAGCTATTGATGATGTTCATATTGATATAGATTCAGCTATAAAAGAATGGGAAGAGCCTTTAAATGACGTATTTCCTATAAAAAAGGATATAGAAGGCTTACCTGAAAAAGCTTGCTATAGCAAAGGAAATATAGTGAAATCAAAATGCAATATGGCAAAGCCTAAAGTATTCATTCCGATTTTTCCGGGTACTAACTGTGAATATGATATGGAAAGGGCTTTTGAGAGAGCAGGAGGAGTAGTTGACACATTTGTGTTCAAAAATTTGACTACAGAAACCATAAAAGAATCTATAGATACAATGGTTAGGAAGATAAAAGATAGTCAGATAATAGCTTTGCCTGGTGGCTTTAGTGCAGGTGATGAACCAGATGGTTCAGGGAAGTTCATAGCAACTGTATTCAGAAACCCATATATAGCAGAGCAGGTTATGGAGCTACTCAAGAATAGAGACGGTCTAATGCTTGGGATATGCAATGGCTTTCAAGCTCTTATAAAGCTTGGACTCGTTCCATACGGAGAAATAAGGGAAATGGAAGAAAACTCACCTACACTGGTATTTAACAAGCTGGGAAGGCATGCATCACGCATGGTTCAAACTAAGGTAGTATCTAATCTTTCACCTTGGTTTAACAATGTAAGTGTAGGAGATGTATTCACTATTCCTATATCACATGGTGAGGGCAGACTAGTTTCTGATGAAGATAGTCTTAAAGAAATGATAGAAAAAGGACAAGTAGCTACTCAATACGTTGATTTTAGTGGAAGCCCTAGCTATGATGGAGACTTCAATCCAAATGGTTCTCTACACAGTATAGAAGGAATCACCAGTCCAGATGGAAGAATCCTAGGGAAGATGGGGCATTCAGAGAGAATAGGAAAAGACTTATATAAGAATAATTACGGTGAAACGGATCAAAAGCTATTTGAAGCAGGGATAAGATACTTTAGATAG
- a CDS encoding helix-turn-helix domain-containing protein, with protein MRKEFVEYMTNVPISVSLVNILGYPLHWHDSIEILFVLKGSINVTIENETYIVEEKEIEIININEVHSIRSSDKDNRVLVFEIDPKFLKKYYNDIENVFFYTNSSEEGIQEKEEYYVLRNYLSQLLCEVTEKHDDYDDVVRESLLELLYHLLNHFHYLFYDEESLKGDDVQLERYHRIAKYISNNYMEKVSLQDIARNEFLSTQYLSYKIKNTFGYTFNDFLNFVRVMESTKLLLDTEMNISEISEEVGFSHVRYYNKHFKKHYKVTPMQYRKKYKVDDDKLEKMKQFTYFDLREGLDMASQYLEDYSRFNIEDRIETIDVDLSISEGDIDINSIDIIDLGDAMNLLIEDNMLIVVDIQKNIGFKYGIISNLISEEMGVYIGKNSDFINWRSIEKILDYFHKVDLIPIITILDIEEQDILKNLLLKFTDYFYNKYGNKMSEWRYAFNEGMGISLVADEIILEEQIINFDIKSKQAFEPDNAYDTCNIVTHIIQNCISVREDIILKAFDTPHKETKQDNELFFGDLGIVTQNGIRKPSYYGYYFLSKLGKNLIKQGEGFIITEENENIQILLYDVNDNKSNLKRKFSLNFMNIPNNYRIAKYEISENKGSSYGYWIAMGRPKRLGDDEIELLKRISFPETTFSSIKKSTFSNKIISINRNGTVLLEFKKVH; from the coding sequence ATGAGAAAAGAATTCGTAGAATACATGACCAATGTACCTATAAGTGTATCTCTAGTAAATATACTAGGATATCCATTACATTGGCATGATTCAATAGAGATCCTTTTCGTGCTTAAAGGCAGCATTAACGTAACTATAGAAAATGAAACATACATAGTAGAGGAAAAGGAAATAGAGATAATAAACATCAATGAGGTCCATAGCATTAGGAGCAGTGATAAGGATAACAGGGTTTTAGTGTTTGAGATTGATCCTAAGTTCCTTAAAAAATACTATAATGATATAGAAAATGTATTTTTTTATACTAATTCCTCAGAAGAAGGGATACAAGAAAAAGAAGAGTATTATGTTCTCAGAAATTATCTTTCACAGCTATTATGTGAAGTAACTGAAAAGCATGATGATTATGATGATGTAGTTAGGGAATCACTTTTAGAGCTTTTATATCATTTACTGAATCACTTCCATTACCTATTTTATGATGAGGAAAGCTTAAAGGGTGATGATGTCCAACTTGAAAGATATCACCGTATAGCAAAATACATTAGCAACAACTATATGGAAAAGGTTAGCTTACAGGACATAGCAAGAAATGAATTTCTAAGCACTCAATATTTATCCTATAAAATAAAGAACACCTTTGGATATACCTTCAACGATTTTTTGAATTTTGTTAGAGTAATGGAATCCACTAAGCTTTTATTAGACACGGAGATGAATATATCAGAAATATCCGAGGAAGTTGGATTTTCTCATGTCAGATACTATAATAAACACTTTAAAAAGCATTATAAAGTTACTCCTATGCAGTATAGAAAAAAATATAAAGTCGATGATGATAAGCTTGAGAAAATGAAGCAGTTTACTTATTTTGACCTTAGAGAAGGTCTAGACATGGCTTCGCAATACTTAGAGGACTATAGCCGTTTTAACATTGAAGACAGAATAGAAACAATAGATGTGGATTTATCTATCTCAGAAGGTGATATAGATATTAATTCTATAGATATTATAGACTTAGGAGATGCAATGAACCTTCTTATAGAGGATAATATGTTAATAGTAGTTGATATACAAAAAAATATAGGATTTAAATATGGCATAATAAGTAATCTAATTAGTGAAGAAATGGGTGTGTATATAGGCAAGAATTCGGACTTCATCAACTGGAGAAGCATAGAGAAAATATTGGATTACTTTCATAAAGTAGATTTAATACCAATAATCACAATATTAGATATAGAAGAACAGGATATACTAAAGAATCTATTATTAAAGTTTACAGATTACTTTTACAATAAGTATGGTAACAAGATGTCTGAGTGGAGATATGCTTTTAATGAAGGCATGGGAATCAGTCTAGTTGCAGATGAAATAATATTAGAGGAGCAAATAATAAACTTTGATATAAAGTCTAAGCAGGCGTTTGAGCCTGATAATGCATATGATACTTGTAATATAGTGACACATATTATTCAAAACTGTATTTCTGTTCGTGAGGATATAATACTGAAGGCTTTTGATACTCCACATAAAGAAACCAAGCAAGACAATGAACTGTTTTTTGGTGATTTAGGGATAGTTACCCAAAATGGAATAAGGAAACCTTCTTATTATGGATATTATTTTCTGTCAAAACTAGGCAAGAACTTAATAAAGCAAGGAGAAGGCTTCATAATAACAGAAGAAAATGAAAATATACAGATTTTATTATATGATGTGAATGATAATAAGAGTAATTTAAAAAGAAAATTTTCACTTAATTTTATGAATATACCCAATAACTATAGAATAGCAAAATATGAAATCAGTGAAAATAAAGGTTCTTCTTATGGATATTGGATTGCAATGGGAAGACCTAAAAGATTAGGGGATGATGAAATAGAGCTCTTAAAAAGAATATCTTTTCCTGAAACCACATTTAGCAGCATAAAGAAAAGTACTTTTTCTAATAAAATTATTTCAATAAATAGGAATGGTACAGTTCTTTTAGAGTTTAAAAAAGTACATTAA